In Armatimonadota bacterium, a single genomic region encodes these proteins:
- the ligA gene encoding NAD-dependent DNA ligase LigA — protein sequence MNSAERAAFLRSELEEHNYRYYVLDSPSISDTQYDLLFRELVDLEAVDPVLRTTDSHTQRVGVAPLASFIQHRHAVPMLSLDNAFSADELRAWDEKNVKVAGRAISYLCELKFDGASLSLTYEDGLLVIATTRGDGVTGENVTTNARTIRGVALRLRGQASGRIEVRGEVVMLKSVFAELNEAKRSRGEQLFVNPRNAASGGLRQLDSRLTAERKLNFFAYGIGLADGVALPDSQFSTLKTVKSWGFPTRSETSLCGSIEDVIRFIERIGLQRPSLPFGIDGVVIKVDDRQIQQDLGFTARGPRWAIAYKFPAEQAFTKLNQISLQVGRTGNVTPVAELEPVFVGGVTVSRATLHNYDDLARRGVREGDWVIVQRAGDVIPEVVGPDLSRRPQNSVEPKPPTRCPVCETPLVRPEGMVFLKCPNSKGCPAQIRTSLAHFVGRKMMDIDGLGEKQIERFLELGYLTDVASIYRLHSHRAELIELDRMGEQSVDNLLSAIEASKTRPLPKLIFALGIPEVGERGGQDLARAFGTLEALRRAHYDDLVSIDGFGPKTASQVELWFDDEDNQQLIDDLLAAGVSPVEAEAPTGDQFAGMTFVFTGKLEKFTREDAEATVMKLGGKASGSVSAKTNYVVAGPGAGSKLAKAEQLGITVLTEDEYLTMLPSAKPESHP from the coding sequence ATGAATTCCGCCGAACGTGCCGCATTCTTGCGAAGTGAGCTCGAAGAGCACAACTATCGCTATTACGTGCTTGATTCGCCTTCGATTTCTGATACGCAATACGACCTTCTGTTTCGTGAGTTGGTCGATCTCGAGGCAGTCGATCCTGTTCTTCGGACGACGGATTCGCATACCCAGCGCGTGGGAGTAGCGCCGCTGGCCAGCTTCATACAGCATCGTCATGCGGTGCCGATGCTCAGTTTGGATAACGCATTCTCGGCCGACGAGCTGAGAGCTTGGGACGAGAAAAATGTCAAAGTCGCGGGGCGAGCGATCTCGTATCTGTGTGAGCTTAAGTTCGACGGAGCATCATTGTCGTTGACCTACGAAGACGGTTTACTGGTCATCGCGACCACTCGCGGTGACGGAGTCACTGGCGAAAATGTCACTACAAACGCCAGAACCATTCGCGGGGTTGCCCTCCGGCTTCGGGGACAGGCTTCCGGACGCATTGAAGTTCGGGGTGAAGTTGTCATGCTGAAGTCCGTTTTTGCCGAACTCAACGAGGCCAAGCGGAGCCGGGGCGAGCAGCTTTTCGTCAATCCGCGTAATGCCGCCTCCGGCGGGCTGCGACAGCTGGACAGCCGGCTCACTGCCGAACGAAAGCTGAACTTTTTTGCGTACGGCATCGGCTTGGCCGATGGTGTCGCGCTTCCTGATTCCCAGTTCAGTACGCTTAAGACGGTCAAGTCCTGGGGGTTTCCAACTCGATCCGAGACATCTCTTTGTGGTTCGATCGAAGATGTGATTCGCTTCATTGAGCGCATTGGACTTCAGCGCCCGTCGTTGCCTTTTGGCATCGACGGAGTGGTGATCAAGGTCGATGATCGTCAGATTCAGCAGGACCTTGGGTTCACGGCTCGCGGTCCCCGCTGGGCCATAGCTTACAAGTTCCCCGCGGAGCAGGCATTTACGAAGCTCAACCAGATTTCGCTTCAAGTCGGGCGGACTGGGAACGTGACTCCGGTGGCGGAGCTTGAACCAGTTTTTGTTGGGGGTGTGACGGTTTCCCGAGCGACCCTGCATAACTACGATGACCTCGCCCGACGTGGAGTTCGCGAGGGGGATTGGGTGATTGTCCAGCGTGCTGGCGACGTTATCCCAGAAGTCGTCGGCCCCGACCTTTCCCGACGGCCGCAGAATTCCGTCGAACCTAAGCCGCCGACTCGTTGCCCCGTTTGCGAAACGCCGCTTGTGCGACCTGAAGGGATGGTCTTCTTGAAGTGTCCGAATTCCAAAGGCTGTCCGGCGCAGATTCGCACTTCGTTAGCGCACTTTGTAGGTCGCAAAATGATGGACATCGATGGCCTTGGCGAGAAGCAAATCGAGCGGTTCCTCGAACTGGGTTATCTGACCGACGTTGCTTCGATCTATCGTCTTCATTCGCATCGAGCCGAGCTGATCGAGCTTGACCGAATGGGTGAGCAGTCGGTAGACAACTTGCTCTCAGCCATTGAAGCATCCAAAACTCGCCCCCTGCCAAAGCTGATTTTTGCGCTCGGAATCCCAGAGGTCGGTGAGCGCGGCGGGCAGGACCTTGCGCGGGCTTTTGGCACCCTTGAGGCTCTTCGCCGGGCTCACTACGATGATTTGGTTAGCATCGATGGGTTCGGTCCCAAGACAGCATCTCAAGTCGAACTATGGTTCGACGATGAGGACAACCAGCAGCTCATCGACGATTTGCTCGCGGCAGGAGTCAGCCCGGTGGAAGCGGAGGCTCCGACCGGCGACCAGTTTGCCGGAATGACGTTTGTTTTCACCGGAAAACTTGAAAAATTCACTCGCGAGGATGCCGAGGCAACTGTGATGAAGCTCGGTGGTAAGGCATCCGGGTCGGTTTCGGCGAAAACGAACTACGTGGTCGCCGGACCAGGGGCGGGGTCGAAGCTCGCGAAGGCGGAACAGCTTGGGATCACGGTTTTGACTGAGGATGAGTATTTGACGATGCTCCCCTCAGCAAAGCCAGAATCTCATCCCTAG
- a CDS encoding bifunctional nuclease family protein, with translation MSEHIEGNSGDDLTSPPQFFAEQVFDQPEIVDITEPIEVQIEGLYETEINRSPHQYIVLTDGEIRLPISIGTPEAKAILDALELEVPDRPMTHDLLRNVIDRLGATVERVVIDDLWREVYYAKIYLLRGLEEFMIDARPSDAIAVATRFAAPIFVQSKILEVAGKEG, from the coding sequence ATGTCAGAGCATATCGAGGGCAATTCGGGAGACGATTTAACTAGCCCTCCGCAGTTTTTTGCGGAGCAGGTCTTCGATCAACCGGAGATTGTTGACATCACCGAGCCGATTGAAGTGCAGATCGAGGGTCTCTATGAAACCGAGATCAATCGCTCGCCACATCAGTACATCGTTCTAACCGATGGAGAGATTCGACTCCCGATCAGCATTGGGACTCCGGAAGCGAAGGCAATCCTTGATGCGCTTGAACTCGAAGTCCCTGATCGACCAATGACCCACGACTTGCTCCGCAACGTGATCGACCGCCTTGGGGCGACGGTGGAACGAGTGGTCATCGATGACCTGTGGCGTGAGGTCTACTACGCCAAGATCTACCTTTTACGTGGCCTCGAAGAGTTCATGATTGATGCTCGGCCGTCCGACGCGATTGCCGTCGCGACTCGCTTTGCGGCACCGATATTTGTTCAGTCAAAGATTTTAGAAGTCGCCGGAAAGGAAGGCTAG